Proteins from a single region of Corylus avellana chromosome ca11, CavTom2PMs-1.0:
- the LOC132165440 gene encoding G-type lectin S-receptor-like serine/threonine-protein kinase SD1-1, which yields MCLKNCSCTAYASLDIRNGGSGCLLWFDSLVDIRELGESGKDLYIRMAISELGHLEKKKLVAIIVGSTLLVVGMTIVGLVSYIWKKKFRNQGMTKGNQMKDGDNEGGKEDMELPIFDLAAIANAIDNFSNNKKLGEGGFRFVYKGTLLEGRDIAVKRLSKSSREGLNEFKNEVILIAKLQHRNLVKLLGCCIEENENMLIYEYMSNKSLDSFIFVVICLLSMRCMDNTR from the exons ATGTGTTTGAAAAACTGCTCCTGCACAGCATATGCAAGTTTAGATATCAGGAATGGAGGAAGCGGCTGCCTGCTTTGGTTTGATAGCCTTGTTGATATAAGAGAACTCGGTGAGAGTGGGAAAGACCTCTATATAAGGATGGCCATTTCAGAATTAG gtcatcttgagaaaaagaaactagTAGCAATTATAGTTGGCTCAACATTACTAGTCGTGGGAATGACAATAGTTGGACTAGTCTCATACATATGGAAGAAGAAATTCAGAAACCAAG GAATGACAAAAGGAAATCAGATGAAGGATGGTGACAATGAAGGTGGGAAGGAAGATATGGAGTTACCGATATTTGATTTGGCTGCCATAGCTAATGCAATAgataatttttcaaacaacaagAAGCTTGGAGAAGGTGGCTTTAGATTTGTGTACAAG GGTACACTGCTAGAAGGGAGAGATATAGCTGTGAAGAGGCTTTCAAAGAGTTCTAGAGAAGGATTGAACGAGttcaaaaatgaagttattttAATTGCCAAACTTCAACACCGTAATCTTGTGAAGCTTCTTGGTTGTTGCAtcgaagaaaatgaaaacatgttaatctatgaatacatgtccaacaaaagcttggactcctttatttttg TGGTTATATGTCTCCTGAGTATGCGGTGCATGGACAATACTCGataa